CTGGCAATCGCCGTTTTCACTGGCGGGATTATGCTTGCCCTATCACTAATTTTTTATGGAAAAACCTACTTTAATAGCGACTATAAAAATGCAAACCTAGTGATGTTAATGGGAACTACGGGTCAATTATTGGCAGGTATATTTTTTGTGAAGTTTATTTTAAAAAAGAAAATTGATTACATCTTTTTTAAAAAAGAAGGCCTTGCCAAGAACATTTGCATTGGGCTATTCCTAGGATTACTGCAAATCTCAATTTATGTCTTATTTGATATGGGGAGGGGAGTTCTAGGATACAGTGGAAGTAGCTTTGGTAATTTTAATTTGATATTCCTTGCCTACTTTATAGGATTTTTTATCCAATCAACATCAGAAGAAGTCTTGGTAAGAGGTATCTTAACTAGGGTCTTATCTGATAAATTTGGAAGAAACGTTGCAATCCTACTACCTTCGATATTTTTTGGACTTTTGCACCTGGGTAATGAAGGAGTTACAATTTTATCAACCCTTAACACAATCCTGGTGGGCATATTTTTTGCAAAATTACTATTTTATAAAGAAAATATTATGTTGACCTCTGGAGTACATGCAGGTTGGAACTTTTCCATGGCAATGATTTATGGCTTAAACGTAAGTGGCTTTAGTGGATTTGATAGCTTACTTAATTTTAAAATTTTAAATTATAACTTGTACGA
This genomic window from Anaerococcus murdochii contains:
- a CDS encoding CPBP family intramembrane glutamic endopeptidase, with protein sequence MENKNKIKNFFKIILRIFLLLLAIAVFTGGIMLALSLIFYGKTYFNSDYKNANLVMLMGTTGQLLAGIFFVKFILKKKIDYIFFKKEGLAKNICIGLFLGLLQISIYVLFDMGRGVLGYSGSSFGNFNLIFLAYFIGFFIQSTSEEVLVRGILTRVLSDKFGRNVAILLPSIFFGLLHLGNEGVTILSTLNTILVGIFFAKLLFYKENIMLTSGVHAGWNFSMAMIYGLNVSGFSGFDSLLNFKILNYNLYDEIYGPEGSIVVTFIEIISIFIIFYLDRRKEVNK